The window ACACGGCCAAGGAGGAGGCTGCATAATGAAGGAAGTTATCGCAGTCGTTCGCATGAACATGATGAACCGTACCAAGGCTGCCCTCAATGAAGCAGGCATAGATGCCTTCTTCGCTCACGAGGCACAGGGCCGCGGCAAGGGGTTTGTCAGCGCGAACGTTCTTGAAGGTGCGGAGAGCGGCTATGAGGAAGCCGCCGCCGTGCTCGGTGAAAAGGGCAAGCTTTATCCCAAGCGCATGCTGACCATCGTGGTTCCCGACGAACAGGTGGACGAAGTGGTGGAAGTGATCACCACGGCCAACAAGACCGGCAAGCCCGGCGACGGCAAGATCTTCGTTCTGCCCCTTGGCGATGCGGTTCGCGTCCGAACCGGGGAAAAGGGCAAGAAATCCATATCCTAACGACCGAGAAAGAGCACTGACGGCTGCATCGGACACACGGGCTCATGCGGATGCCTGATGACCGAGGGACTATGGGGCCTCTGAAGCCTCTGGGGCCTGTAGCTGCATGACGCCACACCGCACTGAGTGAGCGGTCTACGCAAGGAGAATAGAGATGGCAAAGACGAAGAAGCTGGTGCAGCTGGACCCCGCAGACATCAAGGAAGAGCTTCTGAAGAAGTATCCTCCCAAGGTGGCCCGCAAGCGCGCCAAGCAGATAATGATCAATGAAGCCCTTGGGAATGAAACGCCGCCGGAAATCGTGGCCAACGTACGCACCATACCCGGCATCATTACCATGCGCGGTTGTACCTACGCAGGCTGCAAAGGCGTTATTCTGGGCCCCACCCGTGACATCGTGAACATTACCCACGGCCCCATCGGCTGCGGCTTCTATTCCTGGCTTACCCGCCGCAACCAGACCGATGCCGGTTCTGACGGCGAAAACTACATGCCCTACTGCTTCTCCACCGACATGCAGGATCAGGACATCATCTTCGGTGGTGAAAAGAAGCTGGAAGCAGCCATTCAGGAGGCATACGACCTTTTTCATCCCAAGGGCATCGCGGTGTTCGCCACCTGTCCCGTGGGCCTCATCGGCGATGACATTCACGCCGTGGCCCGCAAGATGAAGGCCAAGTTCGGCGACTGCAACGTCTTCGCTTTCTCCTGTGAAGGCTACAAGGGCGTTTCCCAGTCCGCCGGTCACCACATCGCCAACAACCAGGTGTTCACCCACCTTGTGGGCGAGAATGAAACGCCCAAGGAAGGCAAGTACAAAATCAACCTGCTGGGTGAATACAACATCGGCGGCGACGGATTCGAAATCGACCGACTGCTGAACCTGTGCGGCATCACGAACATTGCCACCTTCTCCGGCAACTCCACCTACGACCAGTTCGCCTCGGCCCAGCATGCCGACCTGAACACGGTCATGTGTCACCGGTCCATCAACTACGTGGCAGACATGCTGGAGGCCAAGTACGGCATCCCGTGGATCAAGGTGAACTTCATCGGTACGGAAGCCACGGCAAAGTCCCTGCGCAAGATCGCCCAGTACTTCGGCGACAAGGCGCTTATTGACCGCGTGGAAGAAGTGATCGCTGAGGAAATGCCCAAGGTGAAAGCGGTTGCCGCAGATGTACGCACCCGTACCACAGGCAAAACGGCCATGCTCTTCGTGGGCGGCTCCCGTGCGCACCACTACAACGAGCTGTTCATGGAAATGGGCATGAAAACCATTTCCGCAGGCTACGAGTTCGGTCACCGCGACGACTACGAAGGCCGTCAGGTCATTCCGGACATCAAGGTGGATGCCGACTCCCGTAACATCGAGGAGCTGGAAGTAACGCCGGATGAACATCTCTACCGCCCGCGCAAGAGCTCCGATGAACTCGCCGCGCTGGAAGCGGCAGGATACAAATTCAAGCATTACGACGGCATGAATGCCGACATGGACAAGGGCACCATCGTCATCGACGACCTCAACCAGTACGAAGCCGAAAAGCTGGTGGAAATCATGAAGCCGGATCTCTTCTGCGCCGGCATCAAGGAGAAATTCTCCATCCAGAAACTCGGCATCCCCATGAAGCAGCTGCACAGCTACGATTCCGGCGGCCCCTATGCAGGGTTCAAGGGTGCGATCAACTTCTACAAGGAAATTGACCGCCTCGTGAACAGCAAGGTGTGGGGCTACATGAAGGCCCCGTGGCAGACGAATCCGGAACTCGCAGCGACCTTCGTCTGGGAATAAAGGAGCGCGGGAAAAGCCCGGCACCTGCCCCGCTCCCCCGACCGGCTTCAACTGATTGCAAGCGATAAGGAAGAGAACATGCTACTCAGACATACCCCCAAAGACGTCGTTAAACGCAGCGCCCTGACGATCAACCCGGCCAAGACCTGCCAGCCCATCGGCGCGATGTACGCCGCGCTCGGCGTACACGGATGCCTCCCGCACAG is drawn from Desulfovibrio mangrovi and contains these coding sequences:
- a CDS encoding P-II family nitrogen regulator, producing the protein MKEVIAVVRMNMMNRTKAALNEAGIDAFFAHEAQGRGKGFVSANVLEGAESGYEEAAAVLGEKGKLYPKRMLTIVVPDEQVDEVVEVITTANKTGKPGDGKIFVLPLGDAVRVRTGEKGKKSIS
- the nifD gene encoding nitrogenase molybdenum-iron protein alpha chain; this translates as MAKTKKLVQLDPADIKEELLKKYPPKVARKRAKQIMINEALGNETPPEIVANVRTIPGIITMRGCTYAGCKGVILGPTRDIVNITHGPIGCGFYSWLTRRNQTDAGSDGENYMPYCFSTDMQDQDIIFGGEKKLEAAIQEAYDLFHPKGIAVFATCPVGLIGDDIHAVARKMKAKFGDCNVFAFSCEGYKGVSQSAGHHIANNQVFTHLVGENETPKEGKYKINLLGEYNIGGDGFEIDRLLNLCGITNIATFSGNSTYDQFASAQHADLNTVMCHRSINYVADMLEAKYGIPWIKVNFIGTEATAKSLRKIAQYFGDKALIDRVEEVIAEEMPKVKAVAADVRTRTTGKTAMLFVGGSRAHHYNELFMEMGMKTISAGYEFGHRDDYEGRQVIPDIKVDADSRNIEELEVTPDEHLYRPRKSSDELAALEAAGYKFKHYDGMNADMDKGTIVIDDLNQYEAEKLVEIMKPDLFCAGIKEKFSIQKLGIPMKQLHSYDSGGPYAGFKGAINFYKEIDRLVNSKVWGYMKAPWQTNPELAATFVWE